The Litchfieldia alkalitelluris genome has a window encoding:
- a CDS encoding metallophosphoesterase family protein produces the protein MKIGVISDTHIPKRGTSIPTTVLEGLRGVELIIHVGDWQDMSVYQQLTQIAPVEGVAGNVDDEEIKQKFGKRKVLSLNGFEIGVVHGDGKGKTTLKRVTESFSGQPLDLILFGHSHIPYHQKHNGVIYFNPGSPTDKRRQQQFSYGILSLEKKIRAELIFFDKDK, from the coding sequence ATGAAGATTGGAGTAATTTCAGATACACATATTCCTAAAAGGGGTACATCAATCCCGACGACAGTGCTAGAAGGTTTACGTGGTGTTGAATTAATTATACATGTTGGGGATTGGCAGGACATGAGTGTCTACCAACAGTTAACACAGATAGCCCCAGTTGAAGGAGTAGCGGGAAATGTAGATGACGAGGAAATTAAACAGAAATTTGGTAAAAGAAAAGTACTTTCTTTAAATGGATTTGAAATTGGAGTGGTTCATGGTGATGGAAAAGGAAAAACAACATTGAAGCGTGTAACAGAGTCTTTTTCTGGACAGCCTTTAGATCTAATTTTATTTGGTCATTCTCATATACCTTATCATCAAAAACATAATGGAGTTATTTACTTTAACCCTGGTTCACCAACAGATAAAAGACGACAGCAACAATTTTCTTATGGCATACTCTCATTGGAAAAAAAAATACGGGCTGAGTTAATATTTTTTGATAAAGACAAATAG
- a CDS encoding ATP-binding protein — MAKNSELEKLRIENQLYKDILSKLPITFTYNPENGMQVKKIYPQDVPIIDWNSKGNNQIEELDVDLFEMVEASLKQILDYVPHHIVMIDHHGLITLCNYQTAHDLSVNQNEMIGKHIRELLKIPDEKIITLQTLISGQEIYNQQVLDKNYGIINSRIIHNPDGSIKRVIGIFQFLNMIKEAEKQALAGRIAAGIAHEIRNPLTTVRGYLQLLDDRVSDDISNLFKSLLIPEIDRSNKIISDFLRIAKPSQTKLMVMSVKEFSDNTLKKFLNSEALLHNVEIEFLLSPNAEGCLIEVDRDELLQVFLNLFRNANDASKNQQLKIVIKTELVERFISIQFIDNGIGIKPSILPMIFDPFFSTKDDGTGLGLSVSKKIIEYHRGTMKVKSNEFGTTFTIKLPLKG; from the coding sequence TTGGCGAAGAATAGTGAATTAGAAAAATTAAGAATTGAAAATCAATTATATAAAGATATTCTCTCAAAGTTACCAATTACATTCACATATAATCCGGAAAATGGAATGCAAGTTAAAAAGATCTACCCCCAAGATGTTCCTATCATAGATTGGAATTCAAAGGGCAATAATCAAATTGAGGAATTAGACGTTGATCTGTTTGAAATGGTAGAGGCTTCTTTAAAACAAATTCTAGACTATGTACCTCACCATATTGTTATGATTGATCATCATGGGCTGATTACGTTATGTAACTATCAAACTGCACATGATCTTTCTGTGAATCAAAATGAAATGATTGGTAAACATATCCGTGAATTACTAAAAATACCAGATGAAAAGATCATCACCCTACAAACGCTAATTTCAGGTCAGGAAATTTATAATCAGCAGGTACTTGATAAAAATTATGGGATCATTAATTCAAGAATTATCCATAATCCAGATGGTTCCATTAAACGGGTAATTGGTATTTTTCAGTTTTTAAATATGATTAAGGAAGCGGAAAAACAGGCTTTAGCTGGTAGAATTGCTGCAGGTATTGCTCATGAAATAAGAAATCCATTAACAACGGTAAGAGGTTATTTACAATTATTGGATGATAGAGTATCAGATGACATTTCGAATTTGTTTAAATCATTGCTTATTCCGGAAATTGATCGTTCTAATAAAATTATCAGTGATTTTCTAAGGATTGCTAAGCCCTCTCAAACAAAATTGATGGTGATGTCTGTGAAAGAATTCTCAGACAATACGCTAAAAAAATTTCTTAATAGTGAAGCTCTGCTTCACAATGTCGAGATAGAATTTCTACTTAGTCCAAACGCCGAGGGTTGTTTAATAGAAGTTGATCGTGATGAATTACTACAGGTTTTTCTGAATTTATTTAGAAATGCAAATGACGCCTCGAAAAATCAACAGCTTAAAATTGTAATAAAAACAGAGTTAGTCGAAAGGTTCATTTCAATACAATTCATTGATAATGGAATTGGTATTAAACCATCTATCCTGCCGATGATATTTGATCCTTTTTTCAGCACTAAAGATGATGGAACCGGACTTGGGCTCTCAGTTTCAAAAAAAATTATTGAATATCATCGTGGAACTATGAAAGTGAAAAGTAATGAATTTGGAACTACATTCACCATCAAGCTTCCTTTAAAAGGTTAA
- a CDS encoding aldehyde dehydrogenase family protein yields MPNRPIRREKLYINGEWIKASEYSNLLSPYDQELLAEIPLASVTEVTKAIEAAHGSREILRKMPAHERGAILERIANLIEEKFEVAAKIIALEAAKPIKTARLEVQRTIQTYKFAAEEAKRIHGETIPIDAAPGGENKIAFTIREPIGVVAAITPFNFPMNLVAHKVGPAIAVGNPVVLKPASQTPLSSFFLAQICEHAGLPNGGLNIVTGKGSTVGDVLVKSDLVKKITFTGSPAVGRSIRDKAGLKKVTLELGSNSAVILDKNVPLDKIIPRCVMGAFSYQGQVCISLQRIYVHEEVYEKFVDLFITETKKLKIGNPLNEDTDLSALISPDEITRVQALIHESVEQGATVALGGDNEDTILKPTILLNVPNTSRVSCQEVFAPVVVINKIASMEEAYRLVNESEFGLQAGIYTESIHTALNAAEQLHVGGVIINDIPTFRVDHMPYGGVKNSGMGREGVKYAIEEMTEMKLVVFNRD; encoded by the coding sequence TTGCCAAATAGACCAATAAGAAGAGAAAAACTCTACATAAATGGAGAATGGATTAAAGCTAGTGAATATAGTAATCTCTTATCACCTTATGACCAGGAACTTCTCGCTGAAATTCCATTAGCAAGTGTAACAGAGGTTACAAAAGCAATTGAGGCAGCACATGGCTCCAGAGAAATATTACGAAAAATGCCAGCACATGAACGTGGAGCAATACTAGAAAGAATCGCTAATTTAATAGAAGAGAAGTTTGAAGTAGCTGCTAAAATCATAGCACTAGAAGCAGCTAAACCGATTAAAACAGCGAGATTGGAAGTTCAACGTACTATTCAAACCTATAAATTCGCTGCTGAAGAAGCCAAAAGAATACATGGTGAGACTATTCCTATTGATGCTGCACCTGGTGGTGAAAATAAAATTGCTTTCACAATTAGAGAACCTATCGGTGTTGTAGCAGCAATCACTCCATTTAATTTCCCGATGAATTTAGTTGCACATAAAGTCGGTCCTGCTATTGCTGTAGGTAATCCAGTTGTTTTAAAACCTGCATCTCAAACTCCGCTTTCGAGCTTTTTTCTTGCTCAGATTTGTGAACATGCAGGTCTTCCAAATGGAGGATTGAATATTGTGACGGGCAAGGGCAGTACTGTTGGAGATGTTTTAGTCAAAAGTGATTTGGTTAAAAAAATCACTTTTACTGGTAGTCCAGCTGTTGGTCGTTCTATTCGAGATAAAGCAGGATTAAAAAAAGTAACATTAGAACTCGGTTCGAATTCTGCAGTTATTCTTGATAAGAATGTACCTCTTGATAAAATCATACCAAGGTGTGTAATGGGTGCATTTTCTTATCAAGGTCAGGTATGTATTTCACTTCAACGAATTTATGTACACGAAGAAGTATATGAAAAATTTGTAGATTTGTTTATTACTGAAACAAAAAAACTTAAAATTGGCAATCCATTAAATGAAGATACAGATCTCTCAGCATTAATTTCACCTGATGAGATAACTCGAGTTCAAGCTTTGATACATGAATCAGTAGAACAAGGAGCAACCGTGGCCTTAGGTGGAGATAATGAAGATACTATCTTAAAACCTACTATACTACTAAATGTGCCTAATACTTCAAGGGTATCTTGTCAGGAAGTTTTTGCGCCTGTTGTCGTTATAAATAAAATAGCATCAATGGAAGAAGCATATAGACTCGTAAATGAATCGGAATTTGGACTTCAAGCTGGAATCTACACAGAAAGCATTCATACAGCATTAAATGCTGCAGAGCAATTACATGTTGGTGGAGTTATTATTAATGACATTCCTACATTTAGAGTGGATCACATGCCATATGGTGGAGTGAAAAATAGCGGTATGGGTCGAGAGGGTGTTAAGTATGCGATTGAAGAGATGACCGAAATGAAGTTGGTGGTTTTTAATCGAGACTAG
- a CDS encoding iron-containing alcohol dehydrogenase: MISLVKFPKSSYTGWGSLGKINNELESMDIRNLLIVLDPALEKLEFTQTYLPLIHQTYNTTIYTDIEPEPSIGCAQRLVDFTRKGNFELVIGIGGGSTLDLAKLTSVISYNEGNVIDYLNLTGTKTFKTKGIPKILIPTTSGTGSEATDISVLSLDQTKDVISHDYLLADIAIIDPQLTLSVPQRVTAATGVDALTHAIEAYLSVNSNAITDALAIQAIKLIGKSLNQAVYNAENQEARTDMSYGSYLAGLAFNNAGVGAIHALAYPLGNQFKLPHGESNAVLLPYVLNYISDSCNSKLETVTKLLVSNQDTNPSKNYLEFFRKIVGDIGLPTTLKQYGIKLEHLLSLTEEACKQKRLLSRTPANLSEDDIYDIYKTAHEG, encoded by the coding sequence ATGATATCACTAGTTAAATTTCCAAAGAGTTCCTATACTGGCTGGGGATCGCTTGGGAAGATAAACAATGAACTAGAATCAATGGATATTAGAAATTTACTGATTGTCCTTGATCCAGCACTAGAAAAATTAGAATTCACGCAAACATACCTTCCATTGATTCACCAGACCTATAATACCACGATTTATACTGATATAGAACCAGAGCCTTCTATAGGTTGTGCACAAAGATTAGTTGATTTTACAAGAAAGGGAAACTTTGAGTTAGTTATTGGTATTGGTGGAGGTAGTACACTCGATTTAGCAAAGTTAACATCTGTCATTTCTTATAATGAAGGAAATGTAATCGATTATTTAAATTTAACCGGAACAAAAACATTCAAAACCAAGGGAATTCCAAAAATCCTAATTCCAACAACTTCCGGAACAGGCAGTGAAGCAACTGATATATCTGTTTTATCTCTAGATCAAACCAAGGATGTAATTTCACATGACTACTTACTTGCAGATATTGCAATTATTGATCCACAACTAACGTTATCAGTTCCACAAAGAGTAACTGCTGCAACAGGTGTTGATGCATTAACACATGCCATAGAAGCATATCTATCAGTGAATTCAAATGCGATCACTGACGCACTTGCAATTCAAGCGATAAAGCTTATTGGTAAATCTTTAAACCAAGCTGTATATAATGCTGAAAACCAAGAAGCCAGAACTGATATGAGCTATGGAAGCTATTTAGCAGGCTTAGCGTTTAATAATGCAGGTGTAGGGGCTATTCATGCACTTGCATATCCATTAGGAAATCAATTTAAACTCCCTCATGGCGAATCAAATGCTGTCTTGCTACCATATGTATTAAATTATATTTCTGACAGTTGCAATAGTAAATTAGAAACGGTTACCAAACTTCTTGTGAGTAATCAAGATACTAACCCTTCCAAAAATTATTTAGAATTTTTCAGAAAAATAGTCGGGGATATTGGATTACCAACGACTTTAAAACAGTATGGAATAAAACTTGAACATCTTTTAAGTCTAACAGAAGAAGCATGTAAACAGAAAAGGTTACTTTCAAGAACCCCTGCTAATCTATCAGAAGATGATATTTATGATATCTATAAAACCGCACATGAAGGATGA
- a CDS encoding fatty acid desaturase — MNTQNQKTLRKQISPYEKSNTKASVWQLINTLVPLILLWFLAYKSLSISYALTLFVGIFAAGFLVRTFIIFHDCCHGSFFKNKRANQILGTITGIITLFPFSQWKHEHSVHHATSSNLDKRGVGDIWVLTVDEYIKAPTSTKIAYRLYRNPIVMFGFGPIYLFLIKNRFNRKGARRKERLNTYLINSSILLISVLLSWLIGWQAFLIVHGTILFISGAAGVWLFYVQHTFEDSYFEEDEHWEYVKAAVEGSSFYKLPKLLQWLTGNIGYHHVHHLSPRVPNYRLEEAHTNTLPLHNVPTISLLTSIQSIKYRLWDEEKKNFVTFKDVRKEQALKAKISISKIS; from the coding sequence ATGAATACACAAAACCAAAAAACTCTAAGAAAACAAATTTCTCCATATGAAAAATCTAATACGAAGGCAAGTGTTTGGCAACTAATTAATACCCTAGTTCCATTAATTCTATTATGGTTTCTAGCGTATAAGAGTCTCTCAATTTCTTATGCATTGACCTTATTCGTTGGTATCTTTGCTGCAGGATTTCTAGTAAGGACCTTTATCATTTTTCATGATTGTTGTCATGGATCATTCTTTAAAAACAAAAGAGCAAATCAAATCCTAGGAACTATTACAGGTATTATAACGTTATTTCCATTCAGTCAATGGAAGCACGAGCATTCTGTGCATCATGCAACAAGCTCGAATTTAGATAAACGAGGTGTTGGTGATATTTGGGTATTAACAGTAGATGAATACATTAAAGCACCAACCTCTACTAAGATAGCTTATAGACTTTATCGTAATCCCATTGTCATGTTCGGGTTTGGCCCAATCTATTTATTCCTAATTAAAAATAGATTTAATCGCAAAGGCGCAAGAAGAAAAGAACGCTTGAATACGTACCTAATTAATTCTTCAATTTTATTAATCAGTGTCTTACTCTCTTGGTTAATTGGTTGGCAAGCATTTCTAATCGTTCACGGTACAATTCTTTTTATCTCTGGTGCTGCTGGTGTTTGGCTTTTTTATGTACAACATACATTTGAAGATTCATATTTTGAAGAAGATGAGCACTGGGAATATGTAAAAGCTGCTGTTGAAGGTAGCTCATTTTATAAACTTCCAAAATTACTTCAATGGTTAACTGGGAATATAGGTTATCACCATGTTCACCACTTAAGTCCAAGAGTACCGAATTATAGATTAGAAGAAGCTCATACAAATACTCTACCTTTACACAATGTACCAACCATTTCACTCTTAACAAGCATCCAATCAATAAAATACAGATTATGGGATGAAGAAAAGAAAAATTTTGTTACATTCAAAGATGTTAGAAAAGAGCAAGCTTTAAAGGCAAAAATTAGTATTTCAAAAATCAGTTAA